A genome region from Anastrepha obliqua isolate idAnaObli1 chromosome 4, idAnaObli1_1.0, whole genome shotgun sequence includes the following:
- the LOC129244217 gene encoding protein suex-1-like: MRYCIIFALIFAISAHADRVLEEVAANTLLQPISVEEHAAKSNVKPNSLLDVADVGGEQAGDAERVARSYGWGGYGGYGGYGHRYGGYGGYGGYGYKRWGGYGYRPYWGYRKPYYYGHGYWG; encoded by the coding sequence ATGCgttattgcattatatttgctttgatttttgcAATTAGTGCACACGCCGATAGAGTCTTGGAAGAGGTAGCAGCCAACACACTTCTGCAGCCGATATCTGTTGAAGAACATGCTGCTAAAAGCAATGTAAAGCCTAACAGTCTGTTAGATGTGGCGGATGTAGGCGGTGAACAGGCTGGAGATGCTGAGCGAGTCGCACGCAGCTATGGCTGGGGCGGTTACGGTGGCTATGGCGGTTACGGACACCGTTATGGTGGTTATGGCGGCTATGGTGGATACGGTTACAAACGTTGGGGTGGCTATGGTTATCGCCCTTATTGGGGCTACCGCAAGCCCTACTACTATGGTCATGGCTATTGGGGTTGA